Proteins encoded in a region of the Bubalus bubalis isolate 160015118507 breed Murrah chromosome 9, NDDB_SH_1, whole genome shotgun sequence genome:
- the ZCCHC10 gene encoding zinc finger CCHC domain-containing protein 10: MATPMHRLIARRQAEANKQHVRCQKCLEFGHWTYECTGKRKYLHRPSRTAELKKALKEKENRLLLQQSIGEANVERKTKKKRSKSVTSSSSSSSDSSASDSSSESEETSTSSSSEDSDSDESSSSSSSSASSTSSSSSSDSDSDSSSSSSSSTSTDSSSDDEPPKKKKKK; the protein is encoded by the exons ATGGCGACTCCCATGCATCGTCTCATAGCCCGGAGACAAGC TGAAGCAAATAAGCAACATGTAAGATGTCAGAAATGCTTGGAATTTGGACATTGGACTTATGAATgcacaggaaaaagaaagtacCTACATAGGCCTTCAAGAACAGCAGAACTAAAgaaagctttaaaagaaaaagaaaacagattattATTACAACAAAG CATTGGAGAAGCTAATGTAGAAAGAAAGACCAAGAAGAAAAG GTCTAAGAGTGTAACCAGTtccagtagcagtagcagtgacAGTTCAGCCAGTGATTCTTCATCAGAGAGTGAAGAGACGTCTACCTCATCTTCCTCAGAGGACAGTGACTCTGATGAAAGCTCCTCCAGTTCATCATCTTCCGCTTCCTCCACAAGCTCCTCCTCATCCTCTGATTCAGACTCAGATTCCAGCTCTTCCAGTAGTAGCAGCACCAGCACAGATAGTAGTTCTGATGATGAACcaccaaagaagaagaaaaagaaatag